A portion of the Bacillus oleivorans genome contains these proteins:
- a CDS encoding sigma 54-interacting transcriptional regulator, translating into MQNVMIVGAGKGGTELLKILHETEIFTVVAVIDVSDEAPGIMLARQLGIPVFSDWRPHLTSEIDIVVEVTGKEEVFNQIREKRSKATVVIPGSVAFIITKLINEKKDLIQQLLHESDLRDLIFNSTNDGMIVIDVESKIVLYNKNAEKMVGVKKEDALGVHIQKVIPDSGLPRVLTSKEIEVNREQVLKNGVKIITTRIPMIDSQGKLYGAFAVFKNITEVVHLAEEITNLKEVQTMLEAIILSSDEAISVVDEQGKGILINPAYTRLTGLSKEQVIGQPATADISEGESMHLKVLQTPKPIRGTRMKVGPGKKEVVVNVAPIIVDGKLKGSVGVIHDMSEIQSLTNELNKAKQIIRSLEAKYTFDDIIGLSEEMQIAIEQARLAARTPITILLRGESGTGKELFAHAIHNDSNRKYNKFVRVNCAAISESLLESELFGYEEGAFSGAKRGGKKGLFEEAHNGSIFLDEIGELSLNTQAKLLRVLQENEIIRVGGTKPIPINVRVIAATNLNLEKGMAEGRFREDLYYRLNRMPIHIPPLHQRKQDIPLLCKRLLQKINQEYGRNIEKVSEAALEKLMDYNWPGNVRELENVLGRAVIFMKFHEKVLKAAHIPALGSKEADVINPGLNELLGHENKNLTDLLDQYEKMVIIERLEKCNGNKTACAKLLGISIRSLYYKIEKWELE; encoded by the coding sequence TTGCAGAATGTAATGATAGTTGGAGCGGGAAAGGGTGGAACGGAACTTCTTAAGATTTTACACGAAACAGAAATATTTACTGTTGTAGCCGTTATTGATGTGAGTGACGAAGCTCCAGGTATTATGTTAGCCCGTCAGCTGGGGATTCCCGTTTTTTCAGATTGGCGCCCCCATTTAACTAGTGAAATTGATATTGTGGTGGAGGTTACCGGGAAAGAAGAAGTATTTAATCAAATAAGAGAAAAACGCAGCAAAGCCACGGTTGTTATTCCAGGAAGTGTAGCGTTTATTATTACTAAATTAATCAATGAGAAAAAGGATTTAATTCAGCAGTTATTGCATGAATCAGATTTACGGGATCTGATTTTTAACTCAACCAATGACGGGATGATCGTTATTGATGTTGAATCCAAGATTGTTTTATATAATAAAAATGCCGAGAAAATGGTTGGAGTCAAAAAAGAGGATGCCCTTGGCGTACATATTCAGAAAGTCATTCCTGACAGCGGACTGCCGAGAGTATTAACCAGCAAAGAAATAGAAGTCAATAGGGAACAGGTGTTAAAAAACGGAGTTAAAATCATTACTACCCGAATTCCGATGATTGATTCACAAGGCAAGTTATACGGGGCATTTGCTGTTTTTAAAAATATCACAGAGGTTGTTCATTTAGCTGAAGAGATCACCAACTTAAAAGAGGTTCAAACGATGCTTGAAGCGATAATCCTCTCGAGTGATGAAGCCATATCGGTTGTTGATGAACAAGGAAAAGGAATTTTGATTAATCCTGCCTATACAAGGCTTACTGGATTATCAAAAGAACAAGTGATTGGTCAGCCAGCAACTGCAGACATTTCAGAAGGAGAAAGTATGCATCTGAAAGTCTTGCAAACCCCAAAGCCGATTCGCGGAACAAGGATGAAGGTTGGACCCGGGAAAAAAGAAGTGGTTGTCAACGTCGCCCCCATTATCGTTGACGGGAAGCTTAAGGGCAGTGTGGGTGTCATTCATGACATGTCCGAAATTCAATCGTTAACTAATGAGTTAAATAAAGCCAAGCAAATTATTCGCTCTCTGGAAGCGAAGTATACGTTTGATGATATTATCGGGCTGTCGGAAGAAATGCAAATTGCAATTGAACAGGCGAGACTGGCAGCCAGAACGCCGATCACAATTCTCCTAAGAGGAGAATCTGGTACAGGCAAAGAGCTCTTTGCCCATGCTATACATAATGACAGTAATCGTAAATACAACAAATTTGTCAGAGTAAATTGTGCTGCTATTTCAGAGTCACTGCTTGAAAGTGAACTTTTTGGTTATGAAGAAGGTGCTTTTTCTGGAGCAAAGAGGGGCGGGAAGAAAGGCCTTTTTGAAGAAGCACATAATGGCAGTATTTTTTTAGACGAAATCGGTGAATTATCCTTAAATACACAAGCGAAACTATTAAGAGTGCTTCAGGAAAATGAAATCATCCGAGTTGGCGGAACAAAGCCAATCCCCATTAATGTTCGGGTAATTGCCGCCACCAATCTCAACTTAGAGAAAGGGATGGCAGAAGGAAGGTTTCGGGAAGATTTATATTACCGGTTAAATCGGATGCCAATTCATATTCCGCCGTTACATCAGAGGAAACAAGACATTCCTTTACTATGTAAAAGGCTATTACAGAAAATCAATCAAGAATATGGGCGAAATATCGAAAAAGTAAGTGAAGCAGCTCTTGAAAAATTAATGGATTATAATTGGCCGGGAAATGTCAGAGAGTTAGAAAATGTTTTGGGACGAGCGGTCATTTTCATGAAATTTCATGAAAAAGTTCTGAAAGCAGCGCATATTCCGGCTTTAGGAAGTAAAGAAGCGGATGTCATTAATCCTGGCTTAAATGAATTATTAGGTCATGAAAATAAAAATTTGACGGATCTATTAGACCAATATGAAAAAATGGTGATTATAGAACGTCTTGAGAAGTGTAATGGCAATAAGACAGCCTGTGCTAAATTATTAGGTATATCGATACGAAGCCTCTATTACAAAATAGAAAAATGGGAACTTGAATAA
- the bcd gene encoding branched-chain amino acid dehydrogenase — protein sequence MEIFKNMEMYDYEQLVFCQDKASGLKAIIAIHDTTLGPALGGTRMWTYESEEAAIIDALRLAKGMTYKNAAAGLNLGGGKTVIIGDPRKDKNEEMFRAFGRYIQGLNGRYITAEDVGTTVEDMDLIHEETDFVTGISPAFGSSGNPSPVTAYGVYRGMKAAAKEAFGSDSLEGKVVAVQGVGNVAYTLCQYLHDEGAQLIVTDIHKDAVQRAVENFGAKAVGPDEIYSVECDIFAPCALGAIINDETINQLNAKVIAGSANNQLKETRHGDIIHEMGIVYAPDYVINAGGVINVADELYGYNRDRAMKKVEQIYNNIEKVIEISKRDNIPTYVAADRMAEERIEKLKKSRSTFLQNGHHILSRRK from the coding sequence ATGGAAATTTTTAAAAACATGGAAATGTACGATTATGAACAATTAGTATTTTGTCAGGATAAAGCATCAGGGTTAAAAGCGATTATTGCCATTCATGATACAACATTAGGGCCAGCCCTTGGCGGTACCAGAATGTGGACTTATGAAAGTGAAGAGGCCGCGATTATTGATGCCCTTCGTCTTGCGAAAGGAATGACTTATAAAAATGCAGCTGCAGGATTAAATCTTGGCGGCGGTAAAACAGTCATCATTGGCGACCCAAGGAAAGATAAAAATGAAGAAATGTTCCGTGCATTCGGCCGTTATATTCAAGGTCTTAATGGCCGTTATATCACGGCTGAGGATGTCGGGACAACTGTGGAAGATATGGATCTTATTCACGAAGAAACTGATTTTGTCACTGGCATTTCACCAGCATTTGGTTCGTCCGGGAATCCTTCTCCAGTCACAGCATATGGTGTCTACCGAGGTATGAAGGCTGCTGCCAAAGAAGCTTTTGGTTCAGATTCATTAGAAGGCAAAGTTGTGGCTGTTCAAGGTGTGGGAAATGTAGCCTATACATTGTGCCAATATTTACACGATGAAGGAGCTCAGCTGATAGTAACGGATATTCATAAAGATGCGGTTCAAAGAGCCGTTGAAAATTTTGGAGCAAAAGCTGTCGGCCCAGATGAAATCTATTCAGTGGAATGCGATATTTTTGCACCATGTGCACTTGGAGCCATTATTAATGATGAAACGATTAATCAACTGAATGCAAAGGTTATTGCGGGGTCAGCCAATAATCAGCTGAAAGAGACGCGTCACGGTGACATCATTCATGAAATGGGAATTGTTTATGCGCCAGACTATGTCATTAATGCGGGCGGTGTCATAAACGTGGCAGACGAGCTCTATGGTTATAATCGCGACCGTGCGATGAAAAAGGTAGAGCAAATTTATAACAATATTGAAAAAGTAATTGAAATATCCAAACGTGACAACATTCCTACTTATGTGGCAGCAGACCGTATGGCGGAAGAGCGGATCGAAAAACTGAAAAAGTCTAGATCGACCTTTTTGCAAAATGGCCATCATATTCTGAGCAGACGGAAGTAG
- the lpdA gene encoding dihydrolipoyl dehydrogenase, which produces MATEYDLVILGGGTGGYVAAIRASQLGLKTAIVEKGKLGGTCLHKGCIPSKALLRSAEVYRTAKEGDKFGVEISDVTLNFSKVQDRKAAIVSQLHKGVQHLMKQGKIDVYEGFGRILGPSIFSPMPGSISVEFEDGKESEILIPKNVIIATGSRPRTLPGLEVDPDYVLTSDEVLELEHLPKSIIIVGGGVIGIEWASMLHDFGVEVTVLEYADRIIPTEDEEISKEMQRLMKKKGVNIVTKAKVLPETLVKDNGVRIAAEVKGEERSFAADKILVSVGREANLSGIGLENTEIKIEKGVIVTNSFYQTKESHIYAIGDCIGGLQLAHVASHEGIVAVEHIAGKSPDPLDYNLISKCIYSSPEVASVGLTEQQAKDQNFNIKVGKFSFRAIGKALVFGESDGFVKIIADKDTDDILGVHMIGPHVTDMISEAGLAKVLDATPWEVAHTIHPHPTLSEAIGEAALAVDGLALHA; this is translated from the coding sequence GTGGCTACTGAATATGATCTTGTCATTTTAGGTGGAGGGACGGGCGGCTATGTTGCGGCAATTCGTGCTTCACAGCTCGGTTTAAAGACAGCCATCGTCGAGAAAGGAAAACTTGGCGGAACTTGCCTTCACAAAGGCTGTATCCCATCTAAGGCTCTTTTAAGAAGTGCAGAAGTATATCGGACAGCCAAAGAAGGCGATAAATTTGGCGTCGAAATTAGTGATGTGACATTAAATTTTTCGAAAGTACAAGACAGAAAAGCTGCGATTGTATCCCAGCTTCATAAAGGAGTACAGCACCTCATGAAACAGGGGAAAATTGATGTCTACGAAGGATTTGGCAGAATTCTGGGTCCTTCGATATTTTCTCCGATGCCTGGTTCCATCTCAGTTGAATTTGAAGATGGAAAAGAAAGTGAAATTTTGATTCCAAAAAACGTAATTATTGCTACAGGTTCAAGACCAAGAACACTCCCTGGACTCGAAGTTGACCCAGATTATGTGCTTACCTCAGATGAAGTGCTAGAACTCGAACATTTACCAAAATCCATTATTATTGTGGGCGGCGGGGTCATCGGGATCGAATGGGCATCAATGCTTCATGATTTTGGAGTTGAGGTTACAGTTCTTGAGTATGCAGATCGTATTATACCTACTGAAGACGAAGAAATATCGAAAGAAATGCAGCGGCTAATGAAGAAAAAAGGCGTTAACATCGTTACAAAAGCGAAAGTCCTTCCTGAAACGCTAGTTAAAGATAACGGAGTCCGTATTGCTGCAGAAGTAAAAGGAGAGGAACGTTCTTTTGCAGCCGACAAAATTCTCGTCTCAGTCGGACGAGAAGCCAATCTCAGCGGGATTGGGCTTGAGAATACGGAAATTAAAATTGAAAAAGGAGTTATTGTCACAAATTCCTTTTACCAAACAAAAGAATCACATATTTATGCAATTGGTGATTGTATAGGCGGTCTTCAGCTTGCACATGTAGCCAGTCATGAAGGGATTGTGGCAGTAGAACATATAGCAGGAAAGTCTCCTGATCCTCTCGATTATAATCTTATTTCAAAATGTATTTATTCAAGCCCTGAGGTTGCTTCTGTCGGTCTCACAGAGCAACAGGCTAAGGATCAAAATTTTAATATAAAAGTAGGGAAATTTTCATTCAGGGCTATTGGAAAAGCATTAGTTTTCGGTGAATCCGATGGTTTTGTCAAAATTATTGCTGATAAGGACACTGATGATATTCTCGGTGTTCATATGATTGGACCCCATGTTACCGATATGATATCGGAGGCGGGGCTTGCCAAAGTATTAGATGCCACTCCTTGGGAAGTCGCCCATACCATTCATCCGCATCCAACCTTATCGGAAGCAATTGGGGAAGCAGCTTTAGCTGTAGATGGGTTAGCACTTCATGCTTAA
- a CDS encoding thiamine pyrophosphate-dependent dehydrogenase E1 component subunit alpha produces the protein MAENRHQRLGLSDETVLEMYETMLLARRLDERQWLLNRSGKIPFVISCQGQEGAQVGAAFALDRSKDYVLPYYRDLGVVLSFGMTAKEVMLSAFAKKEDPNSGGRQMPGHFGQKINRIVTGSSPVTTQVPHAVGIALAGKMEKKDFVSFVTFGEGSSNQGDFHEGANFAGVHKLPVIFMCENNKYAISVPIEKQLACEKVSDRAIGYGMPGFTIDGNDPLEVYAAVKEAADRGRRGEGPTLIEAVSYRLTPHSSDDDDRSYRAAEEVTEAKTKDPIITFASYLKETGVMDEDKEKAIGDRVMQIVNEATDYAETAPYAEPEHALKYVYAEAE, from the coding sequence ATGGCTGAAAACCGCCACCAAAGATTAGGACTTTCTGATGAAACTGTTTTAGAAATGTATGAAACGATGCTCCTTGCACGACGATTAGACGAAAGACAATGGCTATTAAACCGGTCTGGGAAAATCCCATTTGTTATCTCATGTCAGGGACAGGAAGGCGCTCAGGTAGGAGCTGCTTTTGCTCTTGACCGTTCCAAAGACTATGTGCTTCCCTACTATCGTGACTTAGGCGTGGTTTTATCATTTGGAATGACAGCTAAGGAAGTCATGCTTTCTGCGTTTGCAAAGAAAGAGGATCCAAATTCAGGGGGCCGGCAAATGCCTGGTCACTTTGGGCAAAAGATAAACAGAATTGTAACCGGATCTTCCCCTGTAACAACACAAGTTCCACACGCAGTCGGAATTGCGTTAGCCGGAAAAATGGAGAAGAAGGACTTTGTCTCATTTGTTACATTTGGAGAAGGTTCATCGAATCAGGGGGATTTTCACGAAGGAGCAAACTTTGCCGGAGTTCATAAATTACCTGTTATATTTATGTGTGAAAATAATAAATACGCGATTTCTGTGCCAATTGAAAAACAATTAGCCTGCGAAAAAGTTTCAGATCGCGCAATTGGCTATGGAATGCCTGGTTTTACCATCGATGGAAATGACCCTCTTGAAGTTTATGCAGCAGTCAAAGAAGCAGCAGACCGCGGCAGACGCGGCGAAGGTCCTACTCTAATCGAAGCCGTATCATACCGTTTAACTCCTCACTCAAGTGATGATGATGATCGCAGCTACCGTGCTGCTGAAGAAGTGACAGAAGCCAAAACGAAGGATCCTATTATCACTTTTGCATCGTATTTAAAAGAGACTGGTGTGATGGATGAGGACAAAGAAAAGGCGATCGGTGACCGGGTGATGCAAATCGTTAACGAAGCTACTGATTATGCAGAAACCGCACCATATGCCGAACCAGAACATGCATTAAAATACGTTTATGCGGAAGCTGAATAG
- a CDS encoding alpha-ketoacid dehydrogenase subunit beta, whose protein sequence is MAVISFIDSIKMAIKEEMERDSKVFVLGEDVGRKGGVFKATEGLYEKFGEERVIDTPLAESAIAGVAIGAAMYGMRPIAEMQFADFIMPAVNQIISEAARIRYRSNNDWNCPLVVRAPFGGGIHGALYHSQSVEAVFANQPGLKIVIPSTPYDAKGLLKAAIRDEDPVLFFEHKRAYRLIKGEVPQDDYVLPIGKADVKREGEDITVITYGLCVHFALQAAERLAEDGISAHILDLRTVYPLDREAIVQAASKTGKVLLVTEDNLEGSIMSEVSAIIAEECLFDLDAPIKRLAGPDVPAMPYAPTMEKFFMVNPEKIEKAMRELAEF, encoded by the coding sequence ATGGCTGTCATTTCTTTTATAGATTCGATAAAAATGGCGATAAAAGAGGAAATGGAACGGGATTCCAAGGTCTTTGTTTTAGGAGAGGATGTAGGAAGAAAAGGTGGTGTATTTAAGGCAACTGAAGGACTATATGAAAAGTTCGGGGAAGAGCGTGTCATTGATACTCCTTTAGCTGAATCTGCGATTGCCGGTGTTGCTATAGGGGCGGCCATGTACGGAATGCGGCCGATTGCCGAAATGCAATTTGCTGATTTTATCATGCCTGCTGTAAATCAGATTATTTCAGAAGCGGCCAGAATCCGATATCGTTCCAATAATGATTGGAACTGTCCCCTTGTCGTCAGAGCTCCATTTGGCGGAGGGATTCATGGTGCGTTATATCACTCTCAATCAGTCGAAGCTGTATTTGCTAATCAGCCTGGATTAAAAATTGTGATTCCTTCCACCCCTTATGATGCCAAAGGATTATTGAAAGCAGCAATCCGTGACGAAGATCCAGTCCTCTTTTTTGAACATAAACGGGCCTATCGCTTAATTAAAGGAGAAGTTCCTCAAGATGATTATGTTTTGCCGATCGGAAAAGCCGATGTGAAACGCGAAGGGGAAGATATCACAGTTATTACATATGGTCTTTGTGTCCATTTTGCACTTCAGGCAGCAGAAAGACTCGCCGAAGATGGGATATCCGCCCATATTTTAGACTTACGAACTGTTTATCCGCTTGACCGGGAAGCAATTGTGCAAGCAGCATCTAAGACAGGGAAAGTATTGCTTGTAACGGAGGATAACCTAGAGGGAAGCATTATGAGTGAAGTTTCAGCGATTATTGCAGAGGAATGTTTATTTGATCTAGATGCACCGATAAAACGCTTAGCAGGTCCGGATGTTCCTGCCATGCCTTATGCCCCTACAATGGAAAAATTCTTTATGGTTAATCCTGAAAAAATTGAAAAAGCGATGAGAGAACTAGCCGAATTTTAA
- a CDS encoding dihydrolipoamide acetyltransferase family protein — translation MGIEQMKMPQLGESVTEGTISRWLVSVGDHVNKYDPIAEVMTDKVNAEVPSSFTGTIKQLVANEGDTLAVGEIICSIEVEGGTLNQDPVPEPKAAEVKEAEFNEETGTAPIKARYSPAVLKLSQEHGIDLNQVKGTGAGGRITRKDLQNLIESGNIPAPGHTLIDRTETGSKSEETAKSQPAVPQQTAAPGDIEIPVTGVRKAIAANMLKSKHEIPHAWTMMEVDVTNLVAYRDSIKREFKQKEGFNLTYFAFFVKAVAQSLKEFPQINSTWAGDKIIQRKDINISIAVATEDALYVPVIKQADEKSIKGIAREINDLAVKVRTNKLTADDMKGGTFTVNNTGSFGSVQSMGIINHPQAAILQVESIVKRPVVMNNGMIAVRDMVNLCMSLDHRVLDGLVCGRFLQRVKEILENIDPKTTSVY, via the coding sequence ATGGGTATTGAACAAATGAAAATGCCTCAGCTCGGGGAAAGTGTCACAGAAGGAACAATTTCCAGATGGCTTGTTTCTGTGGGGGACCATGTCAATAAATACGATCCGATTGCAGAAGTGATGACGGATAAAGTTAATGCTGAAGTGCCATCCTCCTTCACCGGAACAATCAAACAATTAGTAGCAAATGAAGGAGATACCCTTGCCGTCGGTGAGATTATCTGTTCAATCGAGGTTGAAGGCGGAACGTTGAATCAGGATCCTGTACCTGAACCTAAGGCTGCTGAGGTAAAAGAAGCTGAATTCAATGAAGAAACCGGAACTGCACCTATAAAAGCAAGATACTCACCTGCTGTTCTTAAACTTTCACAAGAGCACGGAATTGATTTAAATCAAGTAAAAGGAACCGGAGCGGGTGGACGTATTACTCGTAAGGATTTGCAAAATTTAATTGAATCAGGAAATATTCCTGCACCAGGTCATACTCTGATTGATAGGACAGAAACGGGTTCCAAATCAGAAGAGACTGCGAAGTCTCAGCCAGCAGTTCCGCAACAGACTGCTGCCCCTGGTGACATTGAAATTCCAGTTACTGGTGTCCGCAAAGCGATAGCTGCTAATATGTTGAAGAGTAAGCACGAAATCCCGCATGCCTGGACGATGATGGAAGTGGATGTAACCAATCTCGTCGCTTACAGAGATTCAATTAAACGGGAGTTCAAACAAAAAGAAGGCTTTAATTTAACTTATTTTGCTTTCTTTGTAAAAGCTGTTGCTCAAAGTCTCAAAGAATTTCCGCAGATTAACTCGACTTGGGCGGGAGACAAAATTATTCAACGAAAAGATATTAATATCTCAATTGCGGTAGCAACTGAGGATGCACTGTATGTGCCAGTGATTAAGCAAGCTGACGAAAAATCAATCAAAGGGATTGCCAGAGAAATTAATGACTTGGCGGTAAAGGTTAGAACGAATAAGCTGACAGCTGATGATATGAAGGGCGGAACCTTTACGGTTAATAACACTGGCTCCTTCGGTTCGGTTCAATCGATGGGAATCATTAATCACCCGCAAGCCGCAATTCTCCAAGTAGAATCGATTGTGAAGCGGCCAGTCGTGATGAATAATGGAATGATTGCTGTAAGAGACATGGTGAATTTATGTATGTCATTGGATCACCGCGTGTTAGATGGTTTAGTTTGCGGAAGATTTCTGCAGCGGGTGAAAGAGATTTTAGAAAATATCGACCCAAAGACAACTTCGGTTTATTAA
- a CDS encoding OsmC family protein, with the protein MELTVKWNEKMSFSGQTPSGHKIKMDAAEEVGGENTGPRPTELLLNAVAGCTGIDIISILTKMRLQPTSFQMDVKGERADDHPKRFTSIHIHYALEGDLPEEKIVRAIELSKDKYCSVSHSLSAEITVSYSINGKEGEKTK; encoded by the coding sequence ATGGAGTTAACCGTAAAGTGGAATGAAAAAATGTCTTTTAGCGGTCAAACACCTTCTGGACATAAAATTAAAATGGATGCTGCCGAAGAAGTAGGCGGTGAGAATACAGGTCCAAGACCAACTGAACTGCTTCTTAACGCTGTTGCAGGATGTACGGGGATCGACATTATTTCGATATTGACGAAAATGCGGCTTCAGCCTACCTCGTTTCAAATGGATGTAAAAGGGGAGCGAGCTGATGATCATCCCAAACGTTTTACTTCGATTCATATTCACTATGCACTCGAAGGAGACTTGCCTGAAGAAAAGATCGTGCGTGCCATTGAATTATCGAAGGATAAATATTGTTCGGTTTCCCACTCCCTTAGTGCTGAGATTACGGTTAGTTATTCTATTAATGGTAAAGAAGGAGAAAAAACAAAATAA
- a CDS encoding DUF4212 domain-containing protein translates to MSNEQLSEKQKEYWKKNLRLITSLLVVWFLVSLFAGVILAQPLSNISLFQLPLSFWFAHQGSIIVFIILIFIYAVKMDRLDKEYGVEEVILTKEKGDEL, encoded by the coding sequence ATGAGCAATGAACAGTTAAGCGAAAAACAGAAGGAGTATTGGAAAAAGAATCTTCGTTTGATTACATCGTTACTGGTGGTTTGGTTTTTGGTTTCATTATTTGCTGGTGTTATTTTAGCTCAGCCGCTTAGTAACATTTCCTTATTCCAATTGCCTTTATCGTTTTGGTTTGCCCATCAGGGCTCAATCATAGTGTTCATCATCCTGATATTTATTTACGCCGTCAAAATGGACCGGCTTGACAAGGAGTACGGTGTAGAAGAGGTCATTTTGACAAAAGAGAAGGGGGATGAGTTATGA
- a CDS encoding sodium:solute symporter family protein, which produces MSVEALTLTLVLITFAIYLYIGWWAKVKDTSHFFVAGNEIPAVANGAAIAADWMSAASFISMAGLISFLGYDGTIYLMGWTGGYVLLALLLAPYLRKFGRYTVPDFIGDRYYSNGARAVAAIATLFISLTYVAGQMRGVGIVFSRYLQVDIAIGVLIGMAIVAFFAVLGGMKGITWTQVVQYFILIIAFIIPAAAISLQLTGIPVPQIGFTFSDIAQRLSSLQVELGMTEFLAPFQNLSGLNVFAVTLALMLGTAGLPHVIVRFYTVKDVRSARWSAGWALIFIALLYTTAPVVGVFAKFNLIESLHDQPIADVREISWVSKWEETGLLTLEDKNGDGILTFASTDSPENEVRIDQDIIVLSTPEVADLSPFVIALVAAGGLAAALSTASGLLLAMSSAISHDLYYRIFKPGASEIQRLRVGRIMIFLAVLVAGYFGINPPGFVGEVVAFAFGLAASSLFPAILLGIFDKRMNREGATWGIIVGLAFTLTMLLLMRSVQIFGTEAQVVESFFGINAQGIGVVGALLNFIVAYSVSRATKAPPEEISKMVEDIRIPRISKEG; this is translated from the coding sequence ATGAGCGTTGAAGCACTAACACTCACCCTTGTTCTGATTACATTCGCCATTTATCTTTACATTGGCTGGTGGGCAAAAGTTAAAGATACCAGCCATTTCTTTGTCGCAGGTAATGAAATACCGGCAGTTGCTAACGGTGCAGCAATTGCAGCAGATTGGATGTCAGCAGCATCTTTTATTTCCATGGCAGGACTAATCTCCTTTTTAGGATATGACGGAACCATCTATTTAATGGGCTGGACTGGCGGTTACGTCTTGCTTGCTTTGTTATTAGCTCCTTACCTTCGTAAATTTGGGCGCTATACAGTTCCTGATTTCATCGGGGATCGTTATTACTCAAATGGAGCGAGAGCAGTTGCAGCGATTGCCACACTTTTCATTTCGTTAACCTATGTAGCTGGTCAAATGCGTGGGGTTGGAATTGTTTTTAGCCGATACTTACAAGTGGATATTGCGATTGGCGTATTAATTGGAATGGCAATTGTTGCCTTTTTCGCTGTATTGGGCGGCATGAAAGGGATCACCTGGACACAAGTCGTTCAATACTTTATTCTCATCATCGCTTTTATCATTCCTGCGGCAGCCATTTCACTACAACTCACAGGTATACCAGTTCCTCAAATAGGATTTACCTTCTCCGATATTGCACAAAGATTAAGCAGTTTACAAGTAGAACTTGGAATGACGGAATTTTTGGCTCCATTCCAAAATCTATCGGGTCTCAACGTCTTTGCGGTGACGTTGGCATTAATGCTCGGTACAGCTGGTCTGCCACACGTAATTGTCCGATTTTACACCGTTAAAGATGTCCGTTCTGCCCGCTGGTCAGCCGGGTGGGCATTAATCTTTATTGCATTGCTGTATACAACTGCACCTGTTGTCGGTGTCTTTGCAAAGTTTAATTTAATTGAAAGCCTTCATGATCAGCCAATCGCAGATGTAAGAGAAATTAGCTGGGTAAGTAAATGGGAAGAAACTGGTCTTCTGACATTAGAAGATAAAAATGGAGACGGAATCCTTACGTTTGCAAGTACTGATTCACCTGAGAATGAAGTAAGGATTGATCAGGATATTATTGTTCTTTCTACACCAGAAGTAGCTGACTTGTCGCCTTTTGTAATTGCATTGGTTGCAGCCGGCGGATTAGCTGCTGCCTTGTCAACTGCTTCCGGATTGCTGCTTGCGATGTCTAGTGCGATTTCTCACGATTTGTATTACCGGATTTTCAAACCAGGTGCCAGTGAAATACAGCGGTTAAGGGTTGGCCGGATCATGATTTTCCTGGCTGTTCTTGTTGCTGGTTATTTTGGCATTAATCCGCCGGGCTTTGTAGGGGAAGTGGTTGCTTTTGCATTTGGATTGGCAGCTTCTAGTCTATTCCCTGCCATTTTACTTGGTATTTTTGATAAACGGATGAATCGTGAAGGGGCAACCTGGGGAATTATCGTCGGCTTAGCCTTTACTTTAACGATGCTATTGCTGATGCGTTCCGTTCAAATCTTTGGCACAGAAGCACAAGTGGTTGAAAGCTTCTTTGGCATCAATGCACAGGGTATTGGGGTTGTAGGAGCGCTGCTTAACTTTATTGTGGCTTACTCAGTGTCTAGGGCAACAAAAGCTCCGCCAGAGGAAATTTCAAAAATGGTTGAAGACATTCGGATTCCGCGCATTTCAAAAGAGGGATAA